The following are encoded together in the Naumannella cuiyingiana genome:
- a CDS encoding zinc-dependent alcohol dehydrogenase family protein, with amino-acid sequence MAGVGRRRIAAPARHQRVHCRRWPDQQRRWLSQGRRMKTWLCEFGGGLDSLRCVTRPRPAPAAGQVLVAVEAVSLNQRELSVLAGDYPLPVKDTVVPAADGVGRIVELGEGVTGLAVGDRVIGAVFPHWADGPFSPERSDQLGGSLDGMLAEFVCLEAAATVRIPATIPVEQAACLPCAGVTAWHALQIGRTTAPGDLVLSRTSGGVSCFVIALAAAMGATAWVATSDASRNGALTALGAARVIMTGPTMVPEVMSSTGSRGADRVVHLYGDVNESVAATTIGGSVSLVSPTGSGPIDASAVFLRNTAVHPISLGHLRHTRELVDAVATHGISVPIAETFALGDARAAFAHYVENRPFGKIIIRAHS; translated from the coding sequence ATGGCGGGTGTTGGACGCCGGCGGATCGCTGCTCCAGCGCGGCATCAACGTGTTCACTGTCGTCGATGGCCTGATCAGCAGCGCCGATGGCTATCTCAAGGCCGGCGAATGAAGACCTGGCTGTGCGAATTCGGTGGTGGCCTGGACAGCCTGCGGTGCGTCACGCGTCCCCGCCCGGCTCCGGCCGCGGGGCAGGTGCTGGTCGCCGTGGAGGCGGTGAGCCTGAATCAGCGCGAACTGTCGGTCCTGGCCGGTGACTATCCGTTGCCGGTGAAGGACACAGTGGTTCCGGCCGCCGATGGAGTCGGGCGGATCGTCGAGTTGGGTGAGGGGGTCACCGGGCTCGCCGTCGGCGACCGGGTGATCGGCGCGGTGTTCCCACACTGGGCCGACGGGCCGTTCTCGCCGGAGCGTTCTGACCAGCTCGGCGGCTCGCTGGACGGGATGCTCGCCGAGTTCGTCTGTCTGGAGGCGGCCGCCACCGTTCGGATCCCGGCGACGATTCCCGTGGAACAGGCGGCCTGTCTCCCGTGCGCGGGCGTCACCGCATGGCACGCCCTGCAGATCGGGCGAACAACGGCGCCGGGCGACCTCGTGCTGAGCCGTACCAGCGGGGGCGTGTCCTGTTTCGTCATCGCGCTGGCCGCCGCGATGGGGGCGACGGCCTGGGTCGCGACCTCCGACGCCAGCCGTAACGGCGCGCTCACCGCGCTGGGCGCCGCGCGGGTGATCATGACCGGGCCCACCATGGTCCCCGAGGTGATGTCGTCGACCGGGTCTCGGGGCGCCGACCGCGTCGTGCACCTGTACGGCGACGTGAACGAGTCAGTGGCGGCAACGACGATCGGCGGTTCCGTGTCGCTGGTCAGCCCCACCGGTTCCGGACCCATCGACGCGAGCGCTGTGTTCCTGCGCAACACCGCCGTGCACCCGATCTCGCTCGGGCACCTGCGACACACTCGCGAACTCGTCGACGCCGTCGCCACCCACGGCATCAGCGTCCCCATCGCCGAAACCTTCGCATTAGGCGATGCCAGGGCCGCTTTCGCGCATTACGTCGAGAATCGACCGTTCGGCAAGATCATCATCCGCGCGCACAGCTAG